A window of Rhododendron vialii isolate Sample 1 chromosome 11a, ASM3025357v1 contains these coding sequences:
- the LOC131307756 gene encoding protein NLP2 produces MEDAAFTPSTMLETFSDTMDFDLMDDLLLDGYWLETTEESNLWQSVPSTSGTLSFSSFCIPTSNTNTDHLNPNPHEKSHQKGLEIFDFGSNPPMVYAQMDEPVGSQTQNQAAASSSQSGNFLLESTETNRRVWIPPSEVPSPSSSVKKRLMQAIEFLRESTSERDVLIQIWVPIKRGGKHVLTTNDQPYSLSSNCKNLADYRDVSRSYQFAAEENSNDFVGLPSRVFLKKLPEWTPDVRFFKREEYPRVNYAQQFNVSGTLAFPVFERGSGTCLGVVEIVTTTQKVKYRPELENVCKALEAVDLRSSEISGPPTVKACDDSYKAALTEIQEVLKSACDTHGLPLAQMWAPCIRQGKSGCRHSSENYARCVSTIDSACYVRNPKVLGFHEACSEHHLLRGEGIVGKAFLTNQSCFATDITALSRIEYPLSHHAKLFELCAAVAIYLRSIHSGSDDFVLEFFLPSECRDPEEQWHMLSSLSSAVQKVCRSLCVVTDHELAEEMGFADKVNVFPSGRRLDEEDDRKLASPVSKEPSQEELPLISNVMETKRIGKEASGLLQPEEEFKDTSDNDRKELYHGKMFPENKQIHQDSGTKGSAVSGGEFSSVGRNSLLGVRKAGEKRRTKTEKSIGLQVLRPYFSGSLKDAAKSLGVCPTTLKRICRQHGITRWPSRKIKKVGHSLKKLQRIIDSVQGVEGSIQLSSFYSKFPDLSSPNLTETNPVSTSKISCQLKPLNTQPDGSSLLSPLTTSSISPSSSCSHGSSSSFCCFTEAKQPPVTVHGFVDDGDASLEEEPSVVLKRAHFDAEVHDYGQEETKALLKTHSRQAFREPPLPNDSNRVLRDGGSGLRVKATFGEEKIQFSFQQNWGFRDLQQQIVRRFNIDENTKVNLKYLDDDSEWVLLTCDADLEECTDLHRSSNSYTIKLSVHQSRSPNLRSSFGSRS; encoded by the exons ATGGAAGATGCAGCCTTTACGCCTAGTACAATGTTGGAAACATTTTCAGACACTATGGATTTTGATCTTATGGATGATCTCCTACTTGATGGATACTGGTTAGAGACCACTGAGGAATCGAACTTATGGCAGTCTGTTCCGTCTACTTCTGGAACTTTAAGCTTCTCTTCCTTTTGCATACCTACTTCAAACACTAACACGGACCATTTAAATCCAAACCCACATGAGAAAAGCCATCAAAAAGGATTAGAAATATTTGATTTTGGTAGTAACCCACCTATGGTTTACGCCCAAATGGATGAACCTGTTGGAAGCCAAACTCAGAATCAGGCTGCAGCATCTTCAAGTCAATCAGGAAATTTTCTGCTTGAGAGCACCGAAACAAACCGAAGAGTTTGGATTCCACCAAGTGAAGTTCCAAGTCCAAGTTCCTCTGTGAAGAAGAGATTAATGCAGGCGATAGAGTTCCTAAGAGAATCCACAAGTGAAAGAGATGTCCTTATTCAGATATGGGTACCCATAAAGAGAGGAGGGAAACATGTCCTAACCACTAATGACCAACCGTATTCACTAAGTTCCAACTGCAAGAATCTTGCGGATTACAGAGACGTTTCAAGGAGCTATCAGTTTGCTGCTGAGGAGAATTCGAATGACTTTGTTGGGTTGCCAAGCCGCGTTTTCTTGAAGAAATTGCCGGAGTGGACTCCTGATGTTCGGTTCTTTAAGAGAGAGGAGTACCCGCGTGTTAATTATGCTCAGCAGTTCAATGTTAGTGGGACTCTTGCATTTCCTGTTTTTGAACGAGGCAGTGGGACCTGCTTGGGTGTGGTCGAGATTGTGACGACTACTCAGAAAGTCAAGTATCGCCCTGAACTTGAAAATGTCTGCAAAGCTCTTGAG GCTGTTGATTTAAGGAGTTCTGAGATATCTGGTCCTCCCACTGTAAAG GCCTGTGATGATTCTTACAAAGCTGCCCTGACAGAGATTCAAGAGGTTTTGAAATCCGCCTGTGACACACATGGACTACCTTTAGCTCAGATGTGGGCCCCCTGCATTCGACAAGGTAAATCAGGGTGCAGACACTCCAGTGAAAACTATGCCCGTTGTGTTTCAACCATCGATTCTGCTTGCTATGTGCGCAATCCAAAAGTTTTGGGCTTTCACGAGGCGTGCTCTGAGCACCACCTTCTTAGAGGGGAAGGCATTGTTGGGAAAGCATTTTTGACGAACCAATCATGTTTTGCCACTGACATCACAGCTCTTAGCAGGATCGAATATCCCCTATCTCACCATGCCAAGTTGTTTGAATTGTGTGCAGCTGTAGCAATTTACCTTCGAAGTATCCATAGTGGATCAGATGATTTTGTATTGGAGTTCTTTCTGCCATCTGAGTGTCGCGATCCTGAAGAACAATGGCATATGCTGAGCTCATTGTCCTCTGCGGTGCAAAAAGTTTGCCGAAGTTTATGTGTTGTCACGGACCATGAGTTAGCGGAAGAAATGGGATTCGCAGATAAAGTAAATGTTTTCCCTTCAGGCAGGAGACTtgatgaagaagatgatcgGAAATTGGCATCTCCTGTTTCTAAAGAACCTTCTCAAGAAGAGTTGCCATTGATTTCCAATGTGATGGAGACTAAGCGGATTGGGAAAGAAGCTTCTGGTTTGTTGCAACCAGAAGAAGAGTTCAAGGACACAAGCGATAATGACCGAAAAGAGTTATATCATGGCAAAATGTTTCCAGAGAATAAGCAAATTCATCAAGATTCTGGAACCAAAGGAAGTGCTGTGAGTGGTGGAGAATTTTCTTCTGTTGGCAGAAATTCCCTATTAGGTGTCAGAAAAGCTGGTGAAAAGAGACGAACAAAGACTGAGAAATCTATCGGCTTGCAAGTACTTCGGCCATATTTTTCTGGTAGCCTGAAAGATGCTGCAAAGAGTCTTGGCG TGTGCCCCACCACCTTGAAAAGGATATGCAGGCAGCACGGCATCACCCGGTGGCCCTCTCGAAAGATCAAGAAGGTTGGGCACTCATTAAAGAAACTCCAACGTATAATTGATTCCGTGCAGGGTGTCGAGGGTTCTATTCAACTTAGCTCCTTCTATAGCAAATTCCCAGATCTAAGCTCTCCAAATTTAACTGAGACCAACCCAGTCTCCACATCGAAGATCAGTTGTCAGTTGAAGCCGCTGAACACCCAACCAGATGGCAGCAGCTTATTAAGCCCGTTAACCACTAGTTCAAtatctccttcctcttcctgCAGCCACGGCTCTAGTTCAAGTTTTTGCTGTTTCACAGAAGCAAAGCAGCCACCTGTGACTGTCCATGGTTTCGTGGATGATGGAGATGCTTCATTGGAAGAAGAACCCAGTGTAGTGCTAAAAAGAGCACACTTCGATGCAGAAGTACACGACTATGGTCAAGAGGAAACAAAGGCTCTTTTAAAAACTCACAGCCGCCAAGCTTTCAGGGAGCCTCCATTGCCAAACGATAGTAACCGGGTTTTACGAGATGGTGGTAGTGGTTTAAGAGTAAAAGCCACTTTTGGAGAGGAAAAGATCCAGTTCAGCTTCCAACAAAATTGGGGTTTTCGAGATTTGCAGCAACAGATTGTGAGGCGTTTCAATATTGATGAGAACACTAAAGTTAACCTCAAGTATTTGGACGACGACTCTGAATGGGTTCTTTTGACCTGCGATGCTGATCTTGAGGAATGTACCGATTTACACAGGTCGTCTAACAGCTACACAATTAAACTCTCCGTCCATCAGTCTCGTAGTCCAAACCTTAGGAGTTCATTTGGTAGCAGATCTTAG